The Bos mutus isolate GX-2022 chromosome 12, NWIPB_WYAK_1.1, whole genome shotgun sequence genome includes a window with the following:
- the DIS3 gene encoding exosome complex exonuclease RRP44 isoform X3, which yields MSAENRLQVIFITNDRKNKEKAIEEGIPAFTCEEYIKSLTANPELIDRLACLSEEGNEIESGKTIFSEHLPLSKLQQGIKSGTYLQGTFRASRENYLEATVWVHSDDEDNKEILLQGLKNLNRAIHEDIVAVELLPKHQWVAPSSVVLQDEGQNEDDIEKEEERERILKTAVNEKMLKPTGRVVGIIKRNWRPYCGMLSKSDIKESRRHLFTPADRRIPRIRIETRQASTLEGRRIIVAVDGWPRNSRYPNGHFVKNLGEVGDKETETEVLLLEHDVPHQAFSQAVLSFLPKMPWSITEKDMKNREDLRHLCVCSVDPPGCTDIDDALHCRELENGNLEVGVHIADVSHFIRPGNALDQESARRGTTVYLCEKRIDMVPELLSSNLCSLRSNVDRLAFSCIWEMTHNAEILKTRFTKSVINSKASLTYAEAQMRIDSAAMNDNITTSLRGLNKLAKILKKGRIEKGALTLSSPEVRFHMDSETHDPIDLQTKELRETNSMVEEFMLLANISVAKKIHEEFSEHALLRKHPAPPPSNYEILVKAAKSKNLEIKTDTAKALADSLDRADSPIFPYLNTLLRILATRCMMQAVYFCSGMDNDFHHYGLASPIYTHFTSPIRRYADIIVHRLLAVAIGADCTYPELTDKHKLADLCKNLNFRHKMAQYAQRASVAFHTQLFFKSKGIVSEEAYILFVRKNAIVVLIPKYGLEGTVFFEEKDKPNPRLIYDDEIPSLKIEDTVFHVFDKVKVKIMLDSSNLQHQKIRMSLVEPQIPGISVSADTSNMDINEPERKKKKLQK from the exons AATGAAATAGAAAGTGGAAAAACAATATTTTCAGAGCATCTTCCGTTAAGTAAGCTACAACAGGGCATCAAATCTGGCACATACCTTCAAGGGACATTTCGAGCCAGCAGGGAAAATTACTTAGAAGCTACAGTATGGGTCCATAGCGATGACGAAGACAATAAAGAG ATACTCTTACaaggacttaaaaatttaaacCGAGCTATTCATGAAGATATTGTGGCTGTGGAGCTTCTTCCCAAGCATCAGTGGGTAGCACCATCTTCTGTGGTTTTACAAGATGAAGGTCAAAATGAAGATGAtatagagaaagaagaggagagagaacgCATT CTTAAGACTGCTgtaaatgaaaaaatgttaaagCCTACAGGTAGAGTTGTTGGGATAATAAAAAGGAACTGGAGACCATATTGTGGCATGCTTTCCAAGTCTGATATTAAGGAG TCAAGAAGACATCTCTTTACTCCTGCTGATAGGAGAATCCCTAGAATTCGGATAGAAACCAGACAGGCCTCTACGTTAGAAGGACGGAgaattattgttgctgttgatgGTTGGCCGAGAAATTCCAGATATCCAAAT GGACACTTTGTTAAAAATTTAGGTGAAGTCGGAGACAAAGAGACTGAAACAGAAGTTTTGTTACTTGAGCATGATGTTCCCCATCAGGCTTTTTCACAGGCTGTTCTTAGCTTTCTAccaaagatgccctggagcatcACTGAGAAG GACATGAAAAACCGAGAAGACCTGAGACATCTGTGTGTCTGTAGTGTGGACCCCCCAGGATGTACTGATATAGACGATGCTCTCCATTGTAGAGAACTTGAAAATGGAAATTTGGAG gtTGGTGTTCATATTGCTGATGTTAGCCATTTTATTAGGCCAGGAAATGCTTTGGATCAAGAGTCAGCTAGAAGGGGAACAACTGTATATCTTTGTGAAAAG AGGATTGACATGGTTCCAGAGTTGCTTAGCTCTAACTTATGTTCCCTGAGATCTAATGTTGACAG GTTGGCATTTTCATGTATTTGGGAAATGACTCACAATGCTGAAATCTTAAAAACGAGGTTTACCAAAAGTGTCATTAATTCTAAG gCTTCCCTTACATATGCTGAAGCTCAGATGAGAATTGATTCAGCAGCTATGAACGATAATATTACTACTAGTCTCCGTGGACTAAATAAACTagctaaaattttgaaaaaaggaagaattgAAAAAGg GGCTTTGACTCTTTCTTCTCCAGAAGTTCGATTCCACATGGACAGTGAAACTCATGATCCTATAGATCTGCAGACCAAGGAACTCAG AGAAACAAATTCCATGGTGGAAGAATTTATGTTACTTGCCAATATCTCTGTTgcaaaaaaaattcatgaagaaTTTTCTGAACACGCTCTGCTTCGAAAACATCCTGCTCCTCCTCCATCAAATTATGAAATTCTTGTTAAGGCAGCTAAATCTAAG aatttggaaattaaaactgATACAGCCAAGGCTTTAGCTGACTCTTTGGACCGGGCGGATTCACCTATTTTCCCTTATCTAAACACCCTGTTAAGAATATTAGCAACTCGCTGTATGATGCAAGCTGTGTACTTCTGCTCTGGAATGGATAATGATTTTCATCACTATGGCTTAGCATCCCCAATATACACACATTTTACTTCACCCATCCGAAG ATACGCAGACATCATTGTTCATCGCTTGTTGGCTGTGGCTATTGGAGCTGACTGTACTTATCCAGAGTTGACCGACAAACACAAGCTTGCAGATTTATGTAAAAATCTCAATTTCCGGCACAAAATGGCTCAGTACGCTCAGCGTGCATCTGTGGCTTTTCATACTCAG ttatttttcaaaagcaaaggAATAGTAAGTGAAGAAGCTTATATTCTATTTGTAAGGAAGAATGCTATTGTGGTATTAATCCCAAAGTATGGTTTAGAAGGTACAGTGTTTTTTGAAGAAAAGGACAAACCAAATCCACGGCTTATATATGATGATGAG ATACCATCACTTAAAATAGAAGATACAGTATTTCATGTATTTGATAAAGTTAAAGTGAAAATCATGTTAGACTCATCCAATCTTCAGCATCAGAAAATCCGAATGTCCCTGGTAGAACCACAG ATACCAGGAATAAGTGTTTCTGCTGATACTTCAAACATGGACATTAATGaaccagagagaaagaagaagaagcttCAAAAATAG